A genomic window from Canis lupus familiaris isolate Mischka breed German Shepherd chromosome 32, alternate assembly UU_Cfam_GSD_1.0, whole genome shotgun sequence includes:
- the GIMD1 gene encoding GTPase IMAP family member GIMD1, whose amino-acid sequence MTDSNKMIINLALFGMTQSGKSSVGNILLGSSDFHSSFSPCSVTKVCCLGRSCHLCGFMRRGGQEITLQIQVLDTPGYPHSKLNQEHVKQEVKHALAHHFGQEGLHLALLVQRADVPFCEQEASSLVQMIQELLGHAWKNYTAILFTHAEKIEEAGFSEDEYLHEAPETLLTVLNSIQCRYIFQYKKENSFNEQRLKMLERIMGFIKENCYQVLTFK is encoded by the exons ATGACAGACTCCAACAAGATGATCATCAACTTGGCCCTCTTTGGCATGACTCAGAGTGGAAAAAGTTCTGTTGGGAACATTCTGCTGGGAAGCTCTGACTTCCACAGCAGCTTTTCTCCATGTTCTGTGACCAAAGTTTGTTGTCTGGGTCGCAGTTGTCACCTCTGTGGCTTCATGCGTCGAGGGGGACAAGAGATAACCCTGCAGATTCAGGTGTTGGACACTCCAGGTTACCCACACAGCAAGTTGAATCAGGAGCATGTGAAACAGGAGGTCAAGCACGCCCTAGCACATCACTTCGGGCAAGAAGGTCTCCATCTTGCACTGCTGGTCCAGAGAGCAGACGTGCCATTTTGCGAACAAGAAGCATCTTCCTTAGTCCAGATGATTCAG GAACTTCTGGGACATGCTTGGAAGAATTACACTGCCATTCTTTTCACCCATgcagaaaaaatagaagaggctGGGTTCAGTGAAGATGAATACTTGCATGAGGCCCCTGAAACACTGCTAACGGTGCTAAATTCTATTCAGTGCAGATATATTTTccagtataaaaaagaaaattcatttaatgaacaaagattaaaaatgttAGAAAGAATCATGggatttataaaagaaaattgttaCCAAGTTCttacctttaaataa